A region of Micromonospora chokoriensis DNA encodes the following proteins:
- a CDS encoding S1 family peptidase — MVRWRTLTGLLATALAAVTAASLTLTAPAAAADNPMTPNVVGGTRAAQGEFPFMVRLSMGCGGALYSPRLVLTAAHCVGATGTNTSITATLGAVDLQSSSRITVRSNYVYRAPGYNGAGRDWALIRLASPVTGLSTLPIASTTAYDSGTFTVAGWGAAREGGGQQRYLLKATVPFVSDSVCNANYGGDLIPAQEICAGYAGGGTDTCQGDSGGPMFRRDASNAWIQVGIVSWGNGCARPNYPGVYTQVSYFASSIASAAASLGG; from the coding sequence ATGGTTCGCTGGCGTACCCTCACTGGCCTGCTGGCCACCGCGTTGGCCGCGGTGACCGCGGCCAGCCTCACCCTCACCGCGCCGGCCGCCGCGGCCGACAACCCCATGACGCCCAACGTCGTCGGCGGCACCCGCGCCGCCCAGGGCGAGTTCCCGTTCATGGTGCGACTCTCGATGGGATGCGGCGGGGCGCTCTACAGCCCCCGGCTGGTGCTCACCGCGGCTCACTGCGTGGGCGCGACCGGCACCAACACCAGCATCACCGCGACGCTCGGGGCGGTGGACCTCCAGTCGTCCAGCCGGATCACCGTCCGGTCGAACTACGTCTACCGGGCCCCCGGCTACAACGGGGCCGGCCGGGACTGGGCGCTGATCCGCCTGGCCAGCCCGGTCACCGGGCTGAGCACGCTGCCGATCGCCAGCACGACCGCCTACGACAGCGGCACCTTCACCGTCGCCGGGTGGGGCGCCGCCCGCGAGGGTGGCGGGCAGCAGCGGTACCTGCTCAAGGCCACGGTCCCGTTCGTGAGTGACTCCGTCTGCAACGCCAACTACGGTGGCGACCTCATCCCCGCCCAGGAGATCTGCGCCGGCTACGCCGGCGGTGGCACGGACACCTGCCAGGGTGACTCGGGTGGCCCGATGTTCCGGCGCGACGCCTCCAACGCCTGGATCCAGGTCGGCATCGTCAGCTGGGGCAACGGCTGCGCCCGACCCAACTACCCGGGCGTCTACACCCAGGTGAGCTACTTCGCCTCGTCGATCGCCTCGGCGGCGGCGAGCCTCGGCGGCTGA
- the pdxY gene encoding pyridoxal kinase PdxY encodes MKILSIQSSVAYGHVGNSAAVFPLQRLGHEVWPVLTVHFSNHTGYGAWRGPMLAAADVAEVIAGITDRGVLGDADAVLSGYQGDPAMGAVILDAVEKVKALNPAAVYCCDPVMGDAGRGMFVRPGIPEYLRDTVVPRADIITPNHFELDFLAGRTTTSLAEVLDAVDVVRATGPRHVLVTSVLHGDLPPDSLEVVAVSDEGAWAVTTPLLPINPNGGGDVTAALYLAHLSTTGSPAVAVERTVASVFAVLEATLAAGTREIQLVAAQDVIADPPARFTARRLR; translated from the coding sequence GTGAAGATCCTGTCCATTCAGTCGTCGGTCGCCTACGGGCACGTCGGCAACTCGGCGGCGGTGTTTCCCCTGCAACGGCTCGGGCACGAGGTCTGGCCGGTCCTGACCGTGCACTTCTCCAACCACACCGGGTACGGCGCGTGGCGCGGACCGATGCTGGCGGCGGCCGACGTCGCCGAGGTGATCGCGGGCATCACCGACCGTGGGGTCCTCGGCGACGCCGACGCGGTGTTGTCCGGTTACCAGGGCGACCCGGCCATGGGCGCGGTGATCCTGGACGCGGTCGAGAAGGTCAAGGCTCTCAACCCGGCGGCGGTGTACTGCTGCGACCCGGTGATGGGCGACGCCGGTCGCGGAATGTTCGTCCGCCCGGGTATCCCGGAGTATCTGCGCGACACCGTCGTGCCGCGTGCCGACATCATCACGCCGAACCACTTCGAACTCGACTTCCTCGCCGGGCGTACGACGACCTCGTTGGCGGAGGTGCTCGACGCGGTCGACGTCGTACGCGCGACCGGCCCGCGGCACGTCCTGGTGACCAGCGTGCTGCACGGCGACCTGCCGCCGGACTCGCTGGAGGTGGTGGCCGTCTCGGACGAGGGAGCCTGGGCGGTGACCACACCGCTGCTGCCGATCAACCCCAACGGCGGGGGCGACGTCACCGCCGCGTTGTACCTCGCGCACCTCAGCACGACGGGCTCACCCGCTGTCGCCGTGGAACGCACCGTCGCCTCCGTCTTCGCCGTGCTCGAAGCGACACTGGCGGCCGGCACCCGGGAGATCCAGCTCGTCGCGGCGCAGGACGTGATCGCCGACCCGCCGGCCCGGTTCACCGCCCGCCGGCTCCGCTGA
- a CDS encoding putative quinol monooxygenase has product MIFITAKFRILPEHADQWPQIAAEFTDATRAEPGCLWFDWSRSVDDPTEYVLVEAFRDGEAGGAHVQSAHFRKAQETLPPHLAETPRIVNATVPQDDWSLLGEMAVPEGR; this is encoded by the coding sequence ATGATCTTCATTACCGCGAAGTTCCGCATCCTGCCCGAGCACGCCGACCAGTGGCCGCAGATCGCCGCCGAGTTCACCGATGCGACCCGGGCCGAGCCGGGTTGCCTGTGGTTCGACTGGTCGCGCAGCGTGGACGACCCGACCGAGTACGTGCTGGTCGAGGCCTTCCGCGACGGCGAGGCCGGCGGGGCGCACGTGCAGTCGGCGCACTTCCGCAAGGCCCAGGAGACCCTGCCGCCGCACCTGGCCGAGACCCCGCGCATCGTGAACGCCACAGTGCCGCAGGACGACTGGTCGCTGCTCGGCGAGATGGCCGTCCCCGAGGGCCGCTGA
- a CDS encoding WGR domain-containing protein: MSQETTYLELSEVDGAHKFYEVVVDDATLTVRYGRIGDQGQVKASAYPDNARARAAAAKKIGEKVRKGYAPAVPGVRQKRSVSRRQIVSTRSTAHTAPVLWRYDSGAPAFGIFVDGQHCMVGNEHGVITTLDHDARVRSQVRLPDGVKCIVADDAWVYAGCDDGNVYDLSGKVPRVAYAIAPEIDIYWLDIHDGVLGVSDADGGITAVDHEDEFLWRRPGRGRSAWMVRCDRDAIYHGHSQGVTGYEWRTGNELWHTRTGAVLFGWQEDGSVFAGTSTREVVRLSKSGRHERTYLCDAPVFSCATAEGGRYVFAGDSQSSIYCFDADGTRLWKLGTGCGSAYSMQYHDDRLYVVTTGGHLACIDASEPAIRAAQAGDVPEVRDIKAPRQAPRPAQPTVVEVTSDLGGGVVVQCLDDRGRLRVQVLSDGYRRDWSVQFPKGIREPGARYLVTEVRESSRGGFYRAFGDIRRLG, translated from the coding sequence ATGTCCCAGGAGACGACCTACCTCGAACTGTCCGAAGTGGACGGTGCCCACAAGTTCTACGAGGTCGTCGTCGACGACGCCACGCTGACCGTGCGCTACGGCCGGATCGGCGACCAGGGTCAGGTCAAGGCGAGCGCCTACCCGGACAACGCCCGTGCCCGCGCGGCCGCGGCGAAGAAGATCGGGGAGAAGGTCCGCAAGGGGTACGCACCGGCCGTCCCGGGCGTCCGGCAGAAACGCTCCGTCTCCCGTCGGCAGATCGTCAGCACCCGCTCGACCGCGCACACCGCTCCGGTGCTCTGGCGCTACGACTCCGGCGCTCCCGCCTTCGGCATCTTCGTCGACGGGCAGCACTGCATGGTCGGCAACGAGCACGGCGTCATCACCACGCTCGACCACGATGCCCGGGTGCGCAGTCAGGTGCGTCTTCCCGACGGGGTGAAGTGCATCGTCGCCGACGACGCCTGGGTCTACGCCGGCTGCGACGACGGCAACGTCTACGACCTCTCCGGCAAGGTGCCCCGCGTGGCGTACGCGATCGCTCCGGAGATCGACATCTACTGGCTGGACATCCACGACGGCGTCCTGGGCGTCTCCGACGCCGACGGTGGGATCACCGCCGTCGACCACGAGGACGAGTTCCTGTGGCGCAGGCCCGGGCGGGGGCGCTCGGCCTGGATGGTGCGGTGTGACCGCGACGCGATCTACCACGGCCATTCCCAGGGTGTGACCGGCTACGAGTGGCGTACCGGCAACGAGTTGTGGCACACCAGGACCGGCGCGGTGCTGTTCGGCTGGCAGGAGGACGGCAGTGTGTTCGCCGGGACCAGCACCCGCGAGGTGGTGCGCCTGTCCAAGTCGGGTCGGCACGAGCGCACCTACCTCTGCGACGCCCCGGTGTTCTCCTGCGCGACCGCCGAGGGCGGCCGGTACGTCTTCGCCGGTGACAGCCAGTCCTCGATCTACTGCTTCGACGCGGACGGCACCCGGCTGTGGAAGCTCGGCACCGGCTGCGGCTCGGCGTACTCGATGCAATACCACGACGACCGGCTCTACGTCGTCACCACCGGCGGCCATCTGGCCTGCATCGACGCGAGCGAGCCGGCGATCCGCGCGGCCCAGGCCGGTGACGTGCCCGAGGTACGCGACATCAAGGCGCCCCGGCAGGCCCCGCGGCCGGCGCAGCCGACAGTCGTCGAGGTGACCAGCGACCTCGGCGGTGGCGTGGTGGTGCAGTGCCTGGACGACCGGGGCCGGTTGCGCGTCCAGGTGCTGTCCGACGGCTACCGACGGGACTGGTCGGTGCAGTTCCCCAAGGGGATCCGCGAGCCGGGTGCCCGCTACCTGGTGACCGAGGTCCGCGAGTCCAGCCGTGGCGGGTTCTACCGGGCGTTCGGCGACATCCGCCGGCTGGGCTGA
- a CDS encoding LacI family DNA-binding transcriptional regulator has protein sequence MGVNLKDIAQRAGVSLATVSNVVNGYRPVGERTRQRVQQAIDELGYSPNLGARHLRRGRTGLIALAVPELTNPYFAELAEIAISEAAALGYTLVMENTAADRKAELALLDGARRHIIDGLILSPVRIGREEVLARTGHTPLVLIGEGVSDVPHDHIAIDNVAASHAAIQHLVAIGRRRIAFIGATPGGDRQSAHLRVRGYREALVAAGLPYRPRLVARTDAFGRLDGKRAMRDLLALGDPPDAVFGYNDLVAIGALRTLAEAGLRVPEDVAVVGIDDIEEGRFGGPTLTTIAPDKREIGRLAVRRLVARIEGTAVAAPLTVQTPFRLVRRESTGTPGG, from the coding sequence ATGGGCGTCAACCTCAAGGACATCGCCCAGCGCGCCGGGGTGTCGCTGGCCACCGTCTCGAACGTGGTCAACGGGTACCGGCCGGTGGGGGAGCGGACCCGGCAGCGTGTGCAGCAGGCGATCGACGAACTCGGGTACAGCCCCAACCTGGGCGCCCGGCACCTCCGGCGGGGGCGTACCGGGCTGATCGCCCTGGCCGTCCCGGAACTGACCAACCCCTACTTCGCCGAGCTCGCCGAGATCGCCATCTCCGAGGCCGCCGCGCTCGGCTACACGCTCGTCATGGAGAACACCGCCGCCGACCGGAAGGCCGAGCTGGCTCTCCTCGACGGGGCCCGGCGGCACATCATCGACGGCCTGATCCTCAGCCCGGTGCGGATCGGCCGTGAGGAGGTGCTGGCCCGGACCGGGCACACTCCGCTCGTGCTGATCGGTGAGGGCGTCTCGGACGTGCCGCACGACCACATCGCCATCGACAACGTCGCCGCCAGTCACGCGGCGATCCAGCACCTCGTGGCGATCGGCCGTCGGCGGATCGCGTTCATCGGCGCCACGCCCGGCGGTGACCGGCAGTCGGCGCACCTGCGGGTACGCGGCTACCGGGAGGCGCTCGTCGCCGCCGGCCTGCCGTACCGCCCCCGGTTGGTCGCCCGCACCGACGCGTTCGGCCGACTCGACGGCAAGCGTGCGATGCGTGACCTGCTCGCCCTCGGCGACCCGCCCGACGCGGTGTTCGGCTACAACGACCTGGTCGCCATCGGCGCGCTGCGGACCTTGGCCGAGGCCGGTCTCCGGGTGCCGGAGGACGTCGCCGTGGTCGGGATCGACGACATCGAGGAGGGACGCTTCGGAGGGCCGACCCTCACCACGATCGCGCCGGACAAGCGGGAGATCGGCCGTCTCGCGGTACGCCGCCTCGTTGCCCGCATCGAGGGCACGGCGGTCGCGGCGCCGCTGACCGTGCAGACGCCGTTCCGGCTCGTCCGACGAGAGAGCACCGGCACGCCGGGCGGATGA